From the genome of Streptomyces ficellus:
GACCAGTCGCTGGAGCTCCTTGAACCTCCGTACGCCCGCGGCCAGTTCGACCACGACGTGCACGGTCCACTTGTCGCCCAGGCGGTCCTGCACGTCCCGTACGCCGCACTCCTCGGCGCAGCTGACCACCGAGTCGCCGGTTACCTCCGTGTGCCCGACCGACATGAAAGTGCCTCCTTACGCGTACGCCGCTCCCTGGTGACCATGGTCGCAGTCCTCGAACGAAAGGAACGTCCATGCTGCTGGTCACCGGTGCCTCGGGCGGGCTCGGCTCCCTGGTCGCCGCGGGGGTCGCGGGCCGTGACGACGTCGTCCTCGGGACCCGGGCGGCCGGGGTCCCCGGCGCCCGCCGGGTCGACTTCGACGACCCGGCCTCGCTGCCGCCCGCCTTCGCCGGGATCGGCACGCTGTTGCTGATATCGGCGGGGTACGGGGAGGACGACACCGTCGTCGCCCGCCACGAGGCCGCGATCTCGGCGGCCGAGCGGGCCGGGGTGGGCCATGTCGTCTACACGAGCCTGTCCGGCGACGGCGACCACCTGCCGTACGCGCTGGCGCACCGCTGGACCGAGCGCCGCCTGCGCGCCTCCTCGCTGAACTGGACGGTGCTGCGCAACGGCCTGTACGCCGAGCTGCTGGCCCATCTCGCGGCCCCGGACGCCGACGGCCGGATCACCGCCCCGCTCGGCGACGGGAAGCTGGCGGCGGTCGCCCGCGAGGACCTCGCCGAGGTCGCCGCGCGCGTGGCGCTGGATCCGGCGCCACACACGGGCCGGGTGTACGAGCTGACCGGCGAACGGGCGCTGTCCGGGGCGGACCTGGCGGCCGCGGTCGGCGCCTCGTACGCACCCGCGCCGCTGTCCGCCGCCCGGGCGGCCCTCACCGCCTCCGGCGCCGCACCCTTCCAGGTCCCCATGCTGGTCGGTACGTACTCGGCGATCGCCCACGGCTTCATGGACGGCACGGCGGTACGCAGCGACCTGCCGGCCCTGCTGGGACGCGAACCGCGCTCCGCGCGGGAGGTGTACACGGCGTCGGTGCGCGCACCCGTACCGGGCCGGTAGGGCTGGCCCTACCGCGAAAACACCTGCCAGCGGTCGTGATCGCGGGCCCCGGAAGCGGTGTCCTTGAGACATGACCACAACCGCTGTACGGCTCACCGCCCTTCGCCGCACCTATCGCGACGTCACCGCCCTGGACGGGGTCGACCTCGGTTTCCGCGCCGGGTCCTTCACGGCCGTCATGGGCCCGTCCGGGTCCGGCAAGTCGACGCTGCTCCAGTGCGCCGCCGGGCTCGACCGGCCGACCGGCGGGCGCGTCGAGATCGACGGGACCGACCTGGGGGCCCTGAGCGAGCGGCGGCTGACACTGCTGCGGCGGGACCGGATCGGCTTCGTCTTCCAGGCGTTCAACCTGCTGCCGTCGCTGACCGCCGCGCAGAACGTCGCGCTGCCGCTGCGGCTCGCCGGGCGGCGCCCCGCGCGGGCCGAGGTGCGCGCGGCGCTCGCGCGCGTGGGGCTGGCCGACCGGGCGCGGCACCGGCCCGGTGAGATGTCGGGCGGGCAGCAGCAGCGGGTGGCGATCGCCCGGGCGCTGATCACCCGGCCCGCCGTGCTGTTCGGCGACGAGCCGACGGGGGCGCTGGACACCACCACGAGCCGCGACGTGCTGCGGATGCTGCGGGAGCTGGTGGACCGGGACGGCCAGACGATCATCATGGTGACGCACGACCCGGTCGCCGCGTCGTTCGCGGACCGGGTGGTCTTCCTGGTGGACGGGCGGGTCGCGGGGGAGCTGACGGCACCCACCGCCGAGGCGGTCGCGGGCCGGATGGCCGGGCTGGAGTCGCCGGAGCGTGCGGCGTGCTGAGTCTCGCGCTGAGCGGCCTGCGCAGCCGCTGGACGGGGTTCGCCGGCAGCTTCGTCGCGCTGGCGCTGGGCGTCGGGCTGCTGGCGACCATGGGCCTGGGCCTGGCTTCGACGTTCGACGCGCCCGAGCGGGCGCCGAAGCGGTTCGCGGCCTCACCGGTGGTCGTGATCGGTACGGACACGCTGACCGTCGGGCGGGTGACGCACCGGCTGTTCCATCCACACCCTGTGGACGCCCGGCTGCTCGCCGAACTGCGGGCGCTCGGGCCGGTGGCGACCGACGGGCGGCCCGACGCGGTGGGCGTGGACGCCGCCCCGGACGCCGTCCGCGCGGTCGTCGGCGACCGCGGCCGGGTCGTCACCGGCGACGAGCGGCGGCAGGCCGACCCGGAACCGGGACGGGACGCCGAGGCGCTGGTCACCGTGAACGCCCTGCTGGGCACGGCGGGCGGGGTCACCACCTTCGTCGCGGTGTTCGTCGTCGCGTCGACGTCCGCGTTCGCCGTGGCCCTGCGCCGCCGCGAGTTCGGGCTCCTGCGCACGGCCGGCGCGACACCCGGCCAGGTGCGGCGGGCGCTGCTCACCGAGGCGGCCCTCGTCGGCGCCACGGCCTCCGCCACCGGCTGCCTGCTCGGCTCGTGGGGCGCCCCGAAGCTGGCCCGCGCCCTGGTGGACGGCGAAATAGCGCCCGCCTGGTTCACGATCCGCGACACCGCGTGGCCGTACCACCTCGCCTTCTGGACGGGGCTGGCCGTCGCCGTCACAGGCGCCTGGGCGGCCGCCCGCCGGGCGGGGCGCACCGGCCCGGTCGAGGCGCTGCGGGAGGCCGACGTCGACAGCGGCGTCCTGCCCCTGGGCCGCCGCCTGCTGGGCGCGGCGCTGCTGCTCACGGGCGCCGTCCTGCTCGGCCGGGCACTGCTGGCCGACCCGTCGGACCTGATGGGGCGCAAGACGTACACGACCCAGCCGATGCTCCTGATCACCGGTGCGGCCCTGCTCACCCCCCTGCTGGTCCGCCCGCTGGCGCGCGCCCTGCCGCTGCCCGGCGCGCTCGGCATGCTCGTCCGGGAGAACGCGGGCGCCGCCCTGCGCCGTACCTCCGCGGTCGCCGCGCCCGTCCTGGTCACGGTCGCGCTGGCCGGTTCGCTGCTCGGCACGACCGGCACGGTCGCCGCCGCCAAGGCCGCCGAGGCACGGCAGCAGACGGCGGCGGACCACGTGGTGACCGGCGAGGACCTCCGGCCGGTGCGCGTCCCCGGGGCCACCCTCTCCCCCACCGCGACGACGGGCCTCTTCGTCCGGGACGGCGAGACGGCGGTCGTCCGGTACGAGGCCCGCGCGGTCACCGACCCGGCGGCCTTCGCGACGCTGGCGCGCCTGCCGGTCGTGGCGGGGGACCCGGCGGACCTGGACGACACGTCGATCGTCATCAACGAGGAGATCGCCGACAGCGAGTCCGGCCACCGCACCGTCGGTGACCGCATCGACGTCTGGCTGGGCGACGGCCGGCCGGTCTCGCTCCGCGTCGCGGCGGTCCTCGCCACCGGCACGGGCGGCAACGGTCCGTACGTCACCGCCACCCACGCCCCCGCGGCTCCGGTCGACCGCGTCGACGTACGGCTCCCGCATGGCGCCGACCCCGCCGTCCTGCGGGCCGACGGCGCCACGGTCACCCCCGTCGACGTCTGGGCGGCTCCCCGCACCAGCTCGCAGACCCGGCTCGGCCTGCTGCTGATCCTGGGCATCGCCCTGGTGTACACGGCCCTGGCGCTCGCCAACACCCTGGTGATGGCGACCTCCGTACGCGGCGGGGAGCTGCGCGCGCTGCGGCTGACCGGCGCGAGCCGCGGCCAGGTCCTGGCGGTCGTCGCGGGCGAGACCCTGCTGGCGGTCGCCGTCGGCGCGGTGCTCGGCGCGGCGGTGGCGGCGGTCAACCTCGCCGGGCTCGCCGCGGCCCTGGCCTCCCTCTCGGCGCCGGCGGCGGTCACGGTCCCCTGGGCGACGGTGGGCCTCGCGCTCGGCGGCTGCGCCCTGGTCGCGGTCAGCGCGGCCACCCTCAGCGCCGCCCGTACGGTCCGCTGACCGTCCGGCCGATTGTCAGTGCCGGGTGCCAGACTCGCGGGTGTGAGCGATCGCTGGCTGGTGGACGGCACCGAGGGCGGCGGGGCGCGGCTCGTCCCCCTCGGTGGGGACGGCCTGCCCGCCGGTCCCGTGCTGACCGAGCCGGACCTCGTCGAGGCGGTGCGGTCGCGGCCGGACGTCGGCCGGTGGGTGTGGCGGTCCACCGGCGCCGTCTACCCCCGGCTGCTGGCCGCGGGGGTCCGGGTGGAGCGGTGTTACGACATCGAGGCCGCCGAGCAGTTGCTGCTCGGGCACGAGGGGCGCCTGGGCGAGCCCCGCTCGGCCGCGGCGGCCTGGGCGCGGCTGCACGACCGGCCCGTACCGCCCGATCCGCCGCTCAGGGCGGCCGAGCCGGGCGCGCACGCGCAGTCGTCCCTGTTCGAGCCGGAGCCCGCGACGGAGGTGCCCTTCGAGGCGCTCCTGGAGGTGTACGAGGACCAGCACCGAAGACACGCGGCCGCCGGGCACCCGGGGCGGATGCGCCTGCTGACGGCGGCCGAGTCGGCGGGGATGCTGGTGGCCGCCGAGATGAACCGGGCGGGGTTGCCCTGGCGGGCGGATGTCCACCGGGCGGTGCTGCACGAGCTGCTGGGCGAGCGGTTCACGGGCGGCGGCGAGCCGCGCCGGCTGGCGGAGCTGGCGGACGAGGTGTCGGCGGCGTTCGGGCGCCGCGTCCGCCCGGACCTGCCGGCGGACGTGGTGAAGGCGTTCACGCAGGCGGGGATCAAGGTGCGCTCGACGCGCCGCTGGGAGCTGGAG
Proteins encoded in this window:
- a CDS encoding NAD(P)H-binding protein encodes the protein MLLVTGASGGLGSLVAAGVAGRDDVVLGTRAAGVPGARRVDFDDPASLPPAFAGIGTLLLISAGYGEDDTVVARHEAAISAAERAGVGHVVYTSLSGDGDHLPYALAHRWTERRLRASSLNWTVLRNGLYAELLAHLAAPDADGRITAPLGDGKLAAVAREDLAEVAARVALDPAPHTGRVYELTGERALSGADLAAAVGASYAPAPLSAARAALTASGAAPFQVPMLVGTYSAIAHGFMDGTAVRSDLPALLGREPRSAREVYTASVRAPVPGR
- a CDS encoding ABC transporter ATP-binding protein, which produces MTTTAVRLTALRRTYRDVTALDGVDLGFRAGSFTAVMGPSGSGKSTLLQCAAGLDRPTGGRVEIDGTDLGALSERRLTLLRRDRIGFVFQAFNLLPSLTAAQNVALPLRLAGRRPARAEVRAALARVGLADRARHRPGEMSGGQQQRVAIARALITRPAVLFGDEPTGALDTTTSRDVLRMLRELVDRDGQTIIMVTHDPVAASFADRVVFLVDGRVAGELTAPTAEAVAGRMAGLESPERAAC
- a CDS encoding FtsX-like permease family protein; this translates as MLSLALSGLRSRWTGFAGSFVALALGVGLLATMGLGLASTFDAPERAPKRFAASPVVVIGTDTLTVGRVTHRLFHPHPVDARLLAELRALGPVATDGRPDAVGVDAAPDAVRAVVGDRGRVVTGDERRQADPEPGRDAEALVTVNALLGTAGGVTTFVAVFVVASTSAFAVALRRREFGLLRTAGATPGQVRRALLTEAALVGATASATGCLLGSWGAPKLARALVDGEIAPAWFTIRDTAWPYHLAFWTGLAVAVTGAWAAARRAGRTGPVEALREADVDSGVLPLGRRLLGAALLLTGAVLLGRALLADPSDLMGRKTYTTQPMLLITGAALLTPLLVRPLARALPLPGALGMLVRENAGAALRRTSAVAAPVLVTVALAGSLLGTTGTVAAAKAAEARQQTAADHVVTGEDLRPVRVPGATLSPTATTGLFVRDGETAVVRYEARAVTDPAAFATLARLPVVAGDPADLDDTSIVINEEIADSESGHRTVGDRIDVWLGDGRPVSLRVAAVLATGTGGNGPYVTATHAPAAPVDRVDVRLPHGADPAVLRADGATVTPVDVWAAPRTSSQTRLGLLLILGIALVYTALALANTLVMATSVRGGELRALRLTGASRGQVLAVVAGETLLAVAVGAVLGAAVAAVNLAGLAAALASLSAPAAVTVPWATVGLALGGCALVAVSAATLSAARTVR